The genomic stretch GTATGTACATATAATACATCCCAGATGATATGAAAGGATTGTTATGAATATTTAATTTCCATGTCCATTGTACCAAGTTGAGTGCTAATAGCATTTTTCTTAGTAATACATTTTGATATGAAACCATACGAATGGATGTCATGAAAACATATTTGGGTATTTGTAGAATACATGAGTGCATCTATGATTAATAATTGAATACCCGTAAGGAGAGTATATACCTTCCATAATTGTGATAGTGATAATTTGATCCACTAAACAAAACTCCTTTTCTATCTGGTTGGATCTTGAATAAATACTATGTATGAGGTACATGATattaatgatgaaaaatatacTACACGTAGTAGTATAATATTGAACTAATGATAATTCTAGGGATAATAAGGAGACTTTTGGAGGTCGCATTTTTGAAGTGAGTTTCAAATTTATCCCCATAAATTCGCATGCCTCCAAAGATGTGGAGGTATTGTAGAATCaaatatttaatttgaaaataatcTATACATGAAATGTACAACCACACTTTAGACAAACGTGAGACTTATCATTATGGTCACTTTTAAGTAAAATGAAATTTTATGTACGGGATCCATTGTTTTGTAAATTCCATGAACTGAAAGTTCTATTCTTTGTTGATAACTCTACTTGGAGTTCAAAGAATAAATGGATCTTGCTCCTTTGGATACTcatattttgaaaaatatgaATGGAGGAAATGTAGTAACATGCAAAGGTGCATGTGTGGCAATTTCGAAACTGGATTGGGTACTTTGATTAGGGTAGAACTATTATGGCAGTGGTGCCATGAGTCTCCTGATGATATTGTTGATATCAAGTGCCCATGTTGGAGGATAAATCCCACCCAATGCGAATTCAGAATATTCCATTTTGGAAACATTAGTCATGTCCTACATGAGTTGATCATGTATTTTGATGATTTTACTTGAGGAATAAATTATATAGCATGAATATATTGTTGTGCAAAATTTATTTAATCAAGttgatacttgattataagtGGACTATTCTATAATTTGCAGGTGATAAAAATCAGTGCACATGTTCTGGCCTCCACTCTAGTGAGAATAGATGATTTGATAATCATTGCCAAAACATAATCTCTGTATATATATGATAGAAGATAGTCACCAAAATTTGTGGCACTTTTTCTGCTATTTTTTAAGCAAAAGTTGATGcctaaaatttgaattcaagTGAATTATTCTATGCAAAATCTTGTATATTCAAAAATGTGACTTGAATGACAAGTAGTGTGAACCCCATCTTTGATAGGCGATGAAATCGCTGCTATTATCGAGTGTGACTCAATCATCATGTAATAGTGAGTTAACACATCAAAAGATAAGCACCAAAATGGTGTAAACTTTGAAGTAGTGGATGAGGAACTCGTTGCTATAGGCATAGTTTGCATGAGTGCAATAAAATGCCTTAGACTCCACTCATATATGTTACACTAGTAATAGTAGATGGTGACTTGGGGAGAAATCACCATGTTGGTGTTATGATTATGTAAAATAGTGAAGGCAAGATGATTCTTGCAACAAAAATTAAGGTATATGTCAATTGGCAATGCAACTACTGTAAATGCATTATTTTCACATCCATAGCCTAAGTTAGATAGTTGCTACCATCTTTTGCAATTTTAGTGAAATCTTTATTGACTATATAAGCCATTTTCCTACATGAGAGAACCATGTATAGGATTAGTTTACAGAGGTAAATTTGTGTTGTAAAATGAGCAAAATAGTGAATGTAAGATGATTCTTACAATAAAAATTAAGGTGCAGGACATGTTAATTCCTGTAGGAATTAATAACTTGATAGTTATATGCAAAGTTGTCCATTTATATGAAAGTTAGGTATATCATTGAAGGTAATCATCATAAGATGTAGACATCTCAAGTGATGAGCAAATGTTGCCTAAAAGCACGATTTCTGGGCAAATAAATTCTTAGAAAAGAACTTATCACAGCCAATGCCTAGGTCACATCACCTTGTGTTGTTCCAAAAATCTTATGTATatgcaaacaaaaataaattgaTTAAGATTGATTatgcaaacaaaaataaattgcaTAAGTAAAGATTGTTCTAACACCAAAGAAAGATCTGTGGATCATGATGATGCTCAATTACTGAGGTAATTTTGATATTACATTGGTGCTAATACTTGATGATTTATCTAGCTAATTAACAATACACCATGTAAATCATTCGGAACGTAGACATGCTAGAACATGTAAATTGGTTAAAACTTGGGGCTTTTTATTGAAATTAGAGGCAACTGGGGTTGCAGCCGAAATTGGGCGCACTCCCGCATCGGCATGTTGCGCGGCGTGACCATACTGGTCCAGCATAGCCCGGATTCATGCGAGGAGGCACGGTTAGTGTTGGCTTGTTGCGGGGCCGTCGGCCTCTGTTGCAAGTGGTGGAGACCATCACGGCCGCTGCTTGGATGGCAGCGTGGGAGGGCCGATCGTGTGCCGCTCCCCCTTTTGCCGCGAGTTGTTTGTGGCTTCACGCATAGGCGATCGTCATGGAGACGGACCTGCGTGTGGTCATGGTACGGGCGCTGCCAGTACACGGATACGTTGTGGACTGTGACCTAGCCGAGGGTAggtgctggagcctggaggccCGGCGATGATCCGCGGTCAAGAAGCCGGTCGTGTGTGCTGCTGCCGGCCGCTTCGGCAGCCCAAGCAGAGCCACTAGCGCGCGCAGAGGCAATACTAGTAAGCGGTCGCAGGGGCCAACTGCAGCGGCCCCTGTTGGAGATGTCAGACGCGCGCAAAGACGCTTGTTAGCGGCGCCGTGCACTGGCCGTCGGCCAATGAAGCAATGCAGCACCGCAACTAGCTGTTGTGTGGCCGAATGATGAAAGGGGATGGAGACACAGTCCTCCATCGAACCATAGAggttctttttctctttctataATCGAGTTCATGGAGAACGTCGATGCTGTTTTATTCTTACCATGATCTCATTAGCTGATTTTTCTCTGATTTCGTTTCCCCTGCTATCTTACAGAGGATGGAGATGCAGAGAGAGCGAGGCAGAGGAAACACCGTCACCGTGGGTGAAGAAAACGATGTCTGCGCCCAGCGTGATGCCCGGCCGTAGACGTCCTCATCCTCGTACGTCCTGGACATCATGGTGCGGCAAGAACGCCGTTCCTGTTTGCCGTCCTCGCTCTTCTCCGATCTTGTTCCCGCCAAAAACTCAGCGAGAGCAATGCGTCACTGATAACATGTTGAGAGTTGAAAGAGAGATTGAGAAAATAAATCTAAGGATAACATGTAGTCTTTAATAAACGTATCTTTCATTTATACTCGTACACGTTGTGTGCTATTTTAATTTTTGTGGGGATAAAAGCTGCCATCACACACTACACTAAAATGTGTCAAAaaattatttatggttatatatttttatgatgtcatctattACCCACAGAGTTTAAACCTAAAATCCAACATGTACAGAGAGAAACAAAACAGAAGAAATTTCGCAAAGGGTAAATTAACCTAGTTTAATTGGATAGGGTGAGCAGAACAATCAAAACTTGGTGTATGAGTTCAAGTAGACAAAACGAATTGTTAGGGATGGTTAAAATGGATCTCTTCCTACTTGAAACAGTGGTTCAGTGAACAAAACTAAATTAGGTCTTATTTCCTGCTTTCATAATTTATCATGTTTAGGATAAGAATTTGACAGCTAATCTATATCCTTAGAATTAAAGCTGCAGGTACAAGGGTTGTCATCTTCCTCTATCGTGTAAGTCCAGTCATTCTTAAATGTATATATCAGTAATGGATGTGACTGAGATTATGTTTGATCTGGAAAACACAGGGCCCAACAGAAGTGTCATGCAATTCAACCACCATGAGTGCACCATGGGGCGTTGCGTCAACCAGCACTGACCCCGGTGCACACCAAACTCCTAGAAACTACAcatatgaaatgaaaaaaagagcCTCATGGAAGCTGATCGATCATTTTGTTTGTTGCTACTTAGTATTTGAGGCTTATTTGAATAGATCATAATCCCCCTTTAATCCATAGGTAGGGGGGGGGATATTGAGGTGGAAAATTAGCTCATTTTCAACTTCAGGCCATATGGATTGGAAGTGATTGTGTTTATATCCAAACAAGGAAGTTCCCCACCAGCTTCAAGAGGCTAGCCTAGCACCCTTAACAATACCTAAAGTActtaggccagtctcaatgggAGTTTCATGAGCATTGAATTtgttgccacatcagcaaaattgctgatttGGCAAGGATATTATGAGGAaagtttcatcagatgagagaggagtttTATCCCCATAACACTCAACTATCGCAGTTACCAAGTTCTTGGTCTTTATAACTATACAATTAAACTACGCACTGAGACTGGTTTTAGAATATTGATATAGGCAATTAAACTACGCAACGTTTTTGTTAAGAGAGTTACCGTAGTTATTTTGACCACCAACACCATCATACCCTCGCGGAGGTTAGATGGATCAAATCAAATCGTGTCCAACAACCTTATTGGAGTATGAAGTCATTTGTCCAACTATAGAAGATTGATTACCGGCATAGCTGGCCCATTAGTAGGTCCGGACACTAATCCCATTCCTTGACAATTGCTGTTTGAAATGCTTGGGCAACAACTAGTAATGAAGAAAGGTGGCAACATCTCCTTTGAAGGTTACCCAAAAAAAAAGCGTCTCCTTTGAAGGTGATCAAAATTGCTCATCTATGATCTTTGTGAGTGGTATCCACCATGTCGCTACGGGTTACGGATGAATTTAACTTGAGCAATCATTTTAACTGAGGGTGCCTTCTCGGTCTGATTCTGGACCGATTGTGATCAAACATGcgtctttttctctctcttccacctGTCTTGTAACTGATGTTGATAACCTTCTACTACAAAATtataagattttttttgaaataaaaaattataagatCGGCTGATGAAAGCCCAGCAATTTCTTTTTGAAGCAGTACCCATCACAGATTCACAACGGGGAAACCTACCACCCTGCTCCCATCAAGGCGCCAGGGAGACTGACACCGGGCCCCATAACGGATAACCCGACAGGGACCCCACATGGCAGCAACCTAGCACCCATTGCAGCACTCCCGTGGTCGAGGATATTTTTGTCCGTATGCCGCCATCCCAACAACTGACGGAGGCAGGCCCTCCACGTGCCCGCCGCTGGTTGGCTGCGCGGTCGCGTGCGGGGAGACCACGACCTGTGAGCGCGCCACGTCCTAACCACCCGACGGAGCACTCCCCCCGCTCCACTGCGCCCCCAAAGACCTGGATCCCCTGTGCCGCCTTCCTCTGCTGCATCATTCGCAATCGCAGGTGACCCACTCGTCGCCACCAAGCTAGCTTGCTCGAGCCTTTCCGAGAGGCGCATGTGACTCGCAGCGAGGCTCTGAGCTCCTTTGCTCTGAGCTCTCCTGGTGTCCGTGTCGTTTGATGCTGAGCTGAGAGACAGCAGACAGGTGAGGTGAGGAGGGAGGGATGGAGTTCAAGAACGGCGGGTCGTCGTCGcagcgccggccggcggtggaggagggggcgccCCTGGCGAGGCAGGGGTCGGTCTACTCGCTGACGTTCGACGAGTTCCAGAGCGCGCTCGgcggggccgccggcggcggtggcggcggcatcggGAGGGACTTTGGCTCGATgaacatggacgagctgctccGGAACATCTGGAACGCGGAGGAGACCCAAGCCatggcctccgcctccggcgcgGGGGCGCAGCCGGCGCCGCTGCAGCGCCAGGGCTCGTCGCTCACGCTTCCCCGCACGCTCAGCTCCAAGACGGTCGACGAGGTGTGGCGCAACCTCGTGCGCGACGAGCCACCGCAgggggtggacggcggcgggcagcaGCAGGCCCACCGCCAGTCCACGCTCGGCGAGATGACTCTGGAGGAGTTCTTGGTCAGGGCCGGCGTGGTCAGGGAGaaccccgcgcccgccgccgccccagcgccaccgcccatgctgccgccgcggccggtcCCTGTTGCCCCCAAAAGTACCGCCTTTCTTGGGAATTTCCCGGGTGCcgatgacgccgccgccgcggtagcGCTGGGGTTCGCGCCGATCGGCATGGGGGATCCGGCCCTGGGCAATGGGCTGATGCCGCCCAGGGCGGCTGGCATGGGAGGCAGCGCCATGGCCGTGCAAACAGCGGTGAACCAGCTTGATTCTGGCGGGAAGGGGTACAGCGACCTGTTGTCGCCAACGGAGCCTCTGCCGTATTCCTTTGAGGGGATGATTCGGGGGAGAAGGAATGGCGGCGGAGTGGAGAAAGTGGTGGAGAGGAGGCATAGGAGGATGATCAAGAACAGGGAATCGGCAGCGAGGTCCCGAGCGCGCAAACAGGTCGCAACCTTTGTACTAAATTCATGCATGTCTTACCAATCAAGCCATTTGTTAGTGCAAGACTGCAATCTTGCTGAGCTGAAAATAAGATATTCGAAAATTTCATCCACAGTAGTAACTCAATATGCTGTGCTTGTTCTTGAGTCATGACTCATGACATGGTAAATTTTGGCAATTGTAAGTGTAATCAGAGTCATTGTCCAGTGCGACCTGAGCTTCTGGCTACTGAACTTGTGTTTCTTTAAAGCGGACAGTTTTTCAACTTTCCTGTTTcgttaaaaaatattattttattgcATAGGCTTATACAATGGAGTTGGAAGCAGAGGTTCAGAAACTCAAGGAGCTGAATCAGGAACTGGAAAGGAAACAGGTGCCTTTCCTAGCTTTTTATAAACACTGCAACTGCAGGTGTTAACGCATTAACTCTTGAGGAGCATTTATTCATAATCATTCTGAAATTGGTAGTTTCACGCTTTCAGCATGTCCAT from Setaria italica strain Yugu1 chromosome II, Setaria_italica_v2.0, whole genome shotgun sequence encodes the following:
- the LOC101758999 gene encoding bZIP transcription factor TRAB1, which translates into the protein MEFKNGGSSSQRRPAVEEGAPLARQGSVYSLTFDEFQSALGGAAGGGGGGIGRDFGSMNMDELLRNIWNAEETQAMASASGAGAQPAPLQRQGSSLTLPRTLSSKTVDEVWRNLVRDEPPQGVDGGGQQQAHRQSTLGEMTLEEFLVRAGVVRENPAPAAAPAPPPMLPPRPVPVAPKSTAFLGNFPGADDAAAAVALGFAPIGMGDPALGNGLMPPRAAGMGGSAMAVQTAVNQLDSGGKGYSDLLSPTEPLPYSFEGMIRGRRNGGGVEKVVERRHRRMIKNRESAARSRARKQAYTMELEAEVQKLKELNQELERKQAEIMEMQKNELPEMLKDPFRRKKRVCLRRTLTGPW